In Dyadobacter subterraneus, a single genomic region encodes these proteins:
- a CDS encoding PVC-type heme-binding CxxCH protein encodes MNFKNPATLSMSGMLALGILAASYMRTNPSTVKGSGLDSLYENLTTEQKHSPKYATAGLTVANGLEATLFASEPTLTNPTNIDVDHLGRVWVCEAYNYRPAINGNPTHAEGDRILILEDTNGDGKSDKTTVFYQGKELNSPLGIWVMGNQVIVSQSPYVWLFTDADGDGKADKKEIIFEGVGGEQHDHGMHAFVFGPDGKLYFNFGNEGGHLLDGKGNPVVGQDGKPVDFKKNKQGMVFRCDPDFKNIEVLGNNFRNNYEVAVDSYGTMWQSDNDDDGNKGVRINYVMQYGNYGYTDEITGAGWRANRTNIEDSIPFRHWHLNDPGVIPNLLQTGAGSPTGMIVYEGRLLPKIFWDQMIHCDAGPNVVRSYTVAKSGAGYSAKIVNLLEGKRDQWFRPSDVCVAPDGSLIVSDWYDPGVGGHQAGDQNKGRLYRLAPENTPYKIPSADFSTAAGAVQALQNPNLSVRYLAWNALMKMGDKSLPELKRLFENTKENPRMRARALWAIATIDRVSTENLESALRDANPDMRIMAIRVVREKRNADLVKYIKLLANDSDVQVRRECALALHGTVAPDAANLWAELAQQYDGKDRWYLEALGIGAEGQWDAFFKAWLSKAGPNPIGTDAGKNIVWRSRSKESVNLLASLASDPGVDLKSRLKYFRAFDFNPGAKEKSTALLKIMKGKAENQNEINELALHHLDPVFVKQSPEALAALKKLLDATYGTAAYMELVSRYELPAENNRLLQLATSKSQSNIGRSAGQQLLKQGGAPLLWTVIKGKDAEKASAALASIKGVGSKQSLDILKSVALDSKMPIAVRSEAVRSLGGTMNGEDLVLVLLKEGKIAGDLKTPAVQGLSGAWRKSIQIEAAKYIDGNSVGAKKHPDIKTLVGMTGNAGKGKEIFSMYCSVCHQVNGQGMDFGPKLSEIGSKLPKEAEYAAIFEPSAGIGFGYEGFEVQFKDGSSVTGIVSSKTETDLIMKLPGGTSQEYKMSQVKSMKQMKDSMMPAGLQDAMTTDELVNLIEYLSSLKKK; translated from the coding sequence ATGAACTTTAAGAATCCGGCAACATTATCAATGTCTGGTATGCTTGCCCTGGGAATACTCGCTGCGTCTTACATGCGAACCAACCCAAGCACTGTAAAAGGATCAGGTCTGGATAGTTTGTACGAAAATCTGACTACCGAACAAAAGCATTCTCCCAAATATGCTACCGCAGGATTGACCGTCGCAAACGGCCTGGAAGCGACACTTTTTGCCTCAGAACCGACGCTGACAAATCCTACCAATATTGATGTGGATCATTTGGGCAGAGTTTGGGTTTGTGAAGCGTATAATTATCGTCCGGCAATTAACGGCAATCCAACGCATGCTGAGGGCGACCGGATTTTGATTTTGGAAGATACCAATGGCGACGGGAAATCGGATAAAACAACGGTTTTTTATCAGGGAAAAGAATTGAATTCGCCTTTGGGAATCTGGGTGATGGGCAATCAGGTAATTGTTTCTCAAAGTCCATACGTCTGGCTTTTCACAGATGCTGACGGTGATGGAAAAGCGGATAAAAAGGAAATCATTTTTGAAGGTGTAGGCGGTGAACAGCATGATCATGGTATGCACGCTTTTGTCTTTGGTCCGGATGGAAAATTATATTTCAATTTTGGAAATGAAGGCGGACATCTGCTGGATGGAAAAGGAAATCCGGTTGTTGGCCAGGATGGAAAACCTGTTGATTTTAAGAAAAATAAACAGGGAATGGTTTTCCGCTGTGACCCTGATTTCAAAAATATTGAAGTGCTTGGAAATAATTTCCGGAACAATTATGAAGTAGCTGTTGATAGTTACGGAACCATGTGGCAGTCGGATAATGATGATGACGGAAACAAAGGTGTCCGGATTAATTATGTGATGCAATATGGGAATTATGGTTACACGGATGAAATAACCGGCGCGGGTTGGCGTGCAAACCGTACTAATATTGAAGATTCGATTCCTTTTCGTCACTGGCATTTAAATGATCCCGGTGTTATCCCGAATCTTTTGCAAACCGGAGCCGGTTCACCCACGGGGATGATTGTGTATGAAGGTCGCTTGTTGCCCAAAATATTCTGGGATCAAATGATTCATTGTGATGCGGGCCCGAATGTGGTTCGTTCTTATACTGTTGCAAAATCAGGCGCAGGTTATTCTGCCAAAATTGTAAATCTTCTGGAAGGGAAACGCGATCAGTGGTTCCGGCCTTCGGATGTCTGTGTGGCGCCGGATGGTTCACTTATCGTTTCCGACTGGTACGATCCGGGTGTTGGCGGGCATCAGGCAGGTGATCAGAATAAAGGACGTTTGTACAGACTTGCTCCTGAAAATACGCCATATAAAATTCCTTCGGCGGACTTTTCAACGGCAGCAGGCGCAGTGCAGGCTTTACAAAATCCTAACCTTTCGGTGCGCTATCTCGCCTGGAATGCTTTGATGAAAATGGGTGATAAATCACTTCCTGAGCTTAAAAGGCTATTTGAAAATACAAAAGAAAATCCGCGTATGCGTGCACGCGCGCTATGGGCTATTGCCACGATTGACAGAGTAAGTACGGAAAATCTGGAATCTGCTTTACGTGATGCTAATCCAGATATGAGGATCATGGCAATACGCGTGGTTCGTGAAAAAAGAAATGCGGATCTGGTAAAATATATCAAATTGCTGGCGAATGATTCGGATGTTCAGGTACGTCGTGAATGTGCTTTGGCGCTTCATGGAACAGTTGCTCCGGATGCTGCAAATCTTTGGGCAGAACTTGCCCAGCAATATGACGGAAAAGATCGCTGGTATCTTGAAGCTTTGGGAATTGGCGCCGAAGGACAATGGGATGCATTTTTCAAGGCCTGGCTTTCAAAAGCTGGACCAAATCCGATTGGAACAGATGCCGGGAAAAATATTGTCTGGCGTTCAAGAAGTAAGGAATCAGTTAATCTGCTTGCATCGCTGGCGAGTGATCCTGGCGTTGATTTGAAAAGTCGTCTGAAATATTTCCGTGCTTTTGATTTTAATCCGGGAGCGAAAGAAAAATCGACGGCTTTACTGAAAATCATGAAAGGAAAAGCCGAAAACCAGAACGAAATCAATGAACTGGCGCTTCATCACCTGGATCCGGTTTTTGTAAAACAATCACCGGAAGCGTTGGCTGCTTTGAAAAAATTGCTGGATGCAACGTATGGTACGGCTGCTTACATGGAACTGGTTTCCCGTTATGAGCTTCCTGCTGAAAATAACCGGTTACTGCAACTGGCAACGTCTAAATCACAGTCAAACATTGGTCGCTCTGCCGGACAACAACTTTTGAAACAAGGAGGCGCGCCATTGCTTTGGACGGTTATCAAAGGAAAAGACGCTGAAAAAGCATCGGCAGCTTTGGCTTCTATAAAAGGTGTTGGAAGCAAACAATCTCTGGATATTCTTAAATCGGTCGCACTGGATAGCAAAATGCCAATCGCCGTTCGTTCGGAAGCTGTGCGCTCTTTAGGCGGCACGATGAATGGGGAGGATCTTGTTTTGGTTTTGTTGAAAGAAGGAAAAATTGCCGGCGATTTAAAAACACCAGCTGTTCAGGGACTGAGTGGAGCCTGGCGGAAATCAATCCAGATTGAAGCTGCTAAATATATTGACGGAAATAGTGTTGGTGCCAAAAAACATCCGGATATCAAAACACTTGTTGGTATGACCGGAAATGCCGGGAAGGGAAAAGAAATATTTTCAATGTATTGCTCAGTTTGCCATCAGGTAAATGGACAAGGAATGGATTTCGGACCGAAACTTTCTGAAATTGGCAGTAAACTTCCAAAAGAAGCAGAGTACGCGGCCATCTTCGAACCAAGTGCTGGAATTGGTTTTGGTTATGAAGGTTTTGAAGTACAATTTAAAGATGGCTCATCAGTGACCGGAATTGTTTCAAGCAAAACAGAAACAGATTTGATCATGAAACTTCCGGGCGGCACATCCCAGGAATATAAAATGTCGCAGGTGAAATCAATGAAACAGATGAAAGATTCCATGATGCCGGCTGGTCTTCAGGACGCCATGACGACGGATGAACTTGTTAACCTTATAGAATATTTAAGTAGTCTGAAGAAAAAATAA
- a CDS encoding putative quinol monooxygenase: MTIIRIVRMTFLPEKINEFQRIFEQCKNDIRSMPGCLHLELWRDVDNPNIFVTHSHWESVETLEDYKRTEFFGLIWKKTKILFADTPQAFSVEKIS; the protein is encoded by the coding sequence ATGACCATCATACGAATCGTTAGAATGACTTTTTTGCCTGAGAAAATTAATGAATTTCAACGCATTTTTGAGCAATGTAAAAACGATATCAGAAGCATGCCAGGATGTTTACATCTTGAACTTTGGCGTGATGTAGACAATCCGAATATTTTTGTAACACACAGTCACTGGGAATCGGTGGAAACCCTGGAAGATTATAAAAGGACCGAGTTTTTTGGTTTGATCTGGAAAAAAACCAAGATACTTTTCGCCGATACCCCACAGGCATTTTCGGTTGAAAAAATATCCTGA